In a single window of the Coprothermobacter proteolyticus DSM 5265 genome:
- a CDS encoding MATE family efflux transporter, which produces MDKPEYVVPQENSGDCNNTITTDAEVPTKTTSDGISIEELIKDPKLINKRVWQLAWPAMVELLLSTLFSMVDMIMVGRISYQALTAVGLTNHPTMLALAVFQALNVGSTALVARFIGSGDIKNAKATVRQSMVLVTILGIVVSIAGYLLSPAIITFMRAEPDVYPMSVTYLQIVSLGWLFTTISLNVGAILRGSGDTMTPMRYNLLSNLLNVVGNYVLIFGKFGFPAMGVAGAALSTTLCRGVAAFLALRAIFNKNRNIGVSLKDDYRIDKNLLERLISIGLPSAMEQFLLRLGQVFFSRAVAGLGTAVYAAHQTAINISSLTFTPGQAFGMAATTMVGQSLGAKHPDVAEKAGLVARRMGLIIALAIAIVLFFFGYDVALLYVDDPEVARAAANALKILAIMQPMQSTQFILAGALRGAGDTRWPLYSTAIGIWGIRVVLVHVFIAMGMGLMGAWVAQLCDQAFRAVFIYTRYKSGAWKHSKV; this is translated from the coding sequence TTGGATAAACCGGAATACGTTGTGCCTCAAGAAAATTCAGGGGACTGCAACAACACAATCACAACTGATGCAGAGGTGCCAACTAAGACCACGTCAGACGGTATTTCCATTGAGGAGCTTATCAAAGACCCAAAACTCATAAACAAGCGTGTTTGGCAGCTTGCTTGGCCTGCCATGGTGGAACTTTTACTTAGTACGTTGTTTAGTATGGTGGACATGATCATGGTGGGGCGTATAAGCTACCAAGCTCTCACTGCGGTAGGGCTTACAAACCATCCTACCATGCTTGCTTTAGCTGTTTTCCAAGCATTAAACGTGGGTAGCACCGCTTTAGTGGCTCGTTTTATAGGTTCTGGAGATATTAAGAATGCCAAAGCCACAGTACGCCAATCGATGGTGCTGGTAACCATACTGGGGATAGTAGTTTCAATTGCCGGTTATTTGCTTTCCCCAGCCATTATAACGTTTATGAGAGCTGAACCAGACGTGTACCCCATGAGCGTGACCTATTTGCAAATTGTCTCTTTGGGGTGGTTATTCACGACAATTTCTTTGAATGTGGGGGCAATCCTTAGAGGTAGCGGCGACACCATGACGCCCATGCGGTATAACCTTTTGTCAAACTTGCTTAACGTGGTCGGCAACTACGTATTAATTTTCGGGAAATTTGGATTTCCTGCTATGGGCGTGGCAGGGGCAGCGTTATCCACTACACTGTGCCGTGGGGTTGCTGCTTTTCTTGCCCTTCGTGCCATATTCAACAAGAACCGCAACATTGGTGTGTCGTTAAAAGACGACTACCGCATTGACAAGAATCTCTTAGAGCGTTTAATCAGTATTGGCTTACCCTCAGCCATGGAGCAGTTCCTGCTAAGGCTGGGGCAGGTGTTTTTCTCCCGTGCCGTAGCAGGGTTGGGAACGGCTGTTTATGCGGCACACCAAACAGCAATCAATATCTCTTCTTTGACTTTTACGCCAGGCCAGGCTTTTGGTATGGCAGCTACCACCATGGTGGGGCAGAGCTTGGGTGCTAAACACCCAGATGTGGCAGAAAAAGCAGGCCTTGTCGCTAGAAGGATGGGGCTCATAATTGCTTTGGCCATTGCCATTGTCCTGTTCTTCTTTGGATACGATGTTGCTCTGCTTTACGTTGATGACCCTGAGGTAGCTCGTGCAGCTGCCAATGCCTTAAAGATCCTTGCCATTATGCAGCCTATGCAGTCAACACAGTTTATTTTAGCTGGAGCCCTTCGTGGTGCTGGAGATACACGTTGGCCGCTTTATTCTACTGCAATAGGCATTTGGGGTATCAGGGTTGTACTGGTGCACGTGTTCATTGCCATGGGCATGGGGCTCATGGGTGCTTGGGTTGCACAGCTCTGTGACCAAGCTTTTCGAGCCGTGTTCATTTACACTAGATACAAATCGGGTGCTTGGAAGCACTCAAAAGTATGA
- a CDS encoding extracellular solute-binding protein, giving the protein MKKTLSMLVMVALLLGFATVLPTTAQTNKLLELYIGDTTAYVNAASVKLDSPPVIQNSRTLVPVRFISEQMGAKVTWNDVKRQVTIAQGTKTIILTINSNKVLVNGKTVTIDVPAKIINSRTMVPVRFVSEQLGYKVKWDPVSYRVLVSNFDTAMPVNKNVKGTITVWHGWGLGTAEADALDKIIAEFQKAYPNVIVNQVPVDFNNLQNKFLTAAPQGQGPDIVIGPHDWLGQFAKAGLIDPISISELVLRANYLTTAVNGVSYAGKVYGLPESVKSDALFYNKDFVKTLPTSINDLLNAHQKYPVPGGSPLVFNAGDFYHESWLHFGMGGGVFNGTNYKDVSPIKNAGAVKAFQALVDMKNKSVMPSSLPDYGTSMSLFTNNKAAFFITGPWEYANLKKALGDKMGVMVIPGGKPFVTIESTMLSKYAKNKPAALEFMKFFTGATLGQSNFDAAAYLGKQIGHVPAAVNAYSDTSIANDPIIKVFSAQAAKGVPIPNAPEMASVWSAMNQILPTVYQGKLSPQEAANQAYQQITEQIGK; this is encoded by the coding sequence ATGAAAAAAACTTTAAGCATGTTAGTAATGGTTGCGCTACTTCTGGGCTTCGCTACGGTGTTGCCAACCACTGCTCAAACCAACAAACTTCTAGAATTGTACATAGGAGATACCACTGCTTATGTAAACGCTGCTTCAGTGAAGTTGGATTCACCACCAGTCATACAGAATTCTAGAACCTTGGTTCCTGTAAGGTTCATCAGTGAACAGATGGGAGCAAAGGTCACTTGGAACGATGTAAAACGTCAAGTAACCATTGCACAGGGAACCAAGACCATCATTTTAACTATCAATTCCAATAAGGTCCTTGTTAACGGCAAAACAGTAACCATTGATGTGCCAGCGAAGATCATCAATAGCCGAACCATGGTTCCTGTAAGATTTGTATCAGAGCAGTTGGGTTACAAGGTGAAGTGGGATCCTGTTAGCTACCGTGTACTTGTTTCCAACTTCGACACTGCCATGCCGGTGAACAAGAATGTAAAAGGCACAATTACCGTGTGGCATGGCTGGGGCTTGGGAACTGCAGAGGCTGATGCATTGGACAAAATCATTGCTGAGTTCCAGAAAGCTTATCCAAATGTAATAGTGAACCAAGTTCCAGTGGACTTCAACAACCTACAGAACAAGTTCCTTACTGCTGCTCCTCAGGGACAAGGCCCCGATATTGTCATCGGACCTCACGACTGGTTAGGGCAGTTTGCCAAGGCTGGACTTATCGATCCGATCAGCATTTCAGAACTGGTGCTCAGAGCTAACTACCTTACCACGGCCGTGAATGGTGTTTCCTATGCTGGCAAGGTTTACGGTTTACCTGAGTCAGTAAAGTCTGACGCATTGTTCTACAACAAAGACTTTGTTAAAACATTGCCTACATCCATAAACGATCTACTTAATGCACATCAAAAGTACCCCGTACCAGGAGGAAGCCCATTAGTCTTTAATGCTGGCGATTTCTACCATGAAAGTTGGCTGCACTTTGGCATGGGCGGAGGAGTGTTCAACGGCACTAATTACAAGGATGTTTCTCCGATAAAGAATGCCGGTGCAGTTAAAGCATTCCAGGCATTGGTGGATATGAAAAACAAGAGTGTCATGCCGTCGTCGTTACCTGATTACGGCACATCCATGAGCTTATTCACCAACAACAAGGCAGCTTTCTTTATTACAGGACCGTGGGAGTACGCTAACCTGAAGAAGGCACTAGGTGACAAAATGGGCGTTATGGTCATACCGGGTGGTAAGCCATTCGTAACCATTGAGTCTACAATGCTTTCCAAGTACGCTAAGAATAAACCGGCGGCACTAGAGTTTATGAAGTTCTTCACGGGAGCCACTCTGGGACAATCTAACTTTGATGCTGCAGCTTACCTGGGTAAGCAGATAGGCCATGTGCCAGCAGCAGTAAATGCTTACAGCGACACTTCAATTGCCAATGACCCCATCATAAAGGTATTCTCAGCGCAGGCTGCGAAAGGTGTACCCATACCCAATGCACCTGAGATGGCGTCTGTTTGGTCTGCTATGAACCAAATACTGCCCACAGTGTATCAGGGCAAACTCAGTCCACAAGAAGCTGCTAACCAAGCTTACCAGCAGATAACGGAACAAATAGGTAAGTAG
- a CDS encoding carbohydrate ABC transporter permease: protein MSKVREWLTAYGFIAPAMIAIMLVSVYPLLFGVSIAFTDMSVFNYLSQEYKFIGFSNFSNMLHDPEIWILTYRTIIWTVINVFLHVSLGIVFAMLLSKPWLKLKPIFRLILILPWAIPSFISIQVWHAMFNEQFGALNQLLQMVGLNPIPWLSNPTWAFVAVVLTNVWLGVPFMMLIALGGLNSIPEEIQEAAYVDGASPWQTTRYITLPLLLRTMVPAIVLGIIWTFNKFDVIYLITQGGPQTVVNLAGQQKVMGATDLLITKIYKTAFQYPNSWGMAAAMGYLVFLVLLLLSLLNLQIQNLVKE, encoded by the coding sequence ATGAGTAAAGTCAGAGAATGGCTCACCGCATATGGCTTTATAGCACCCGCCATGATAGCGATTATGCTCGTATCTGTTTATCCGCTGCTGTTTGGTGTTTCCATTGCTTTCACCGACATGTCCGTGTTCAACTACTTGTCACAAGAGTATAAGTTCATCGGTTTTTCTAACTTTTCAAACATGCTTCATGACCCGGAGATATGGATTCTCACCTACAGGACTATTATTTGGACCGTCATTAACGTGTTTCTGCACGTTTCATTGGGTATTGTTTTTGCTATGCTCCTATCTAAACCCTGGCTGAAGCTAAAACCAATTTTCCGTCTCATACTCATACTTCCTTGGGCAATTCCTTCTTTTATATCCATACAGGTGTGGCACGCCATGTTCAACGAGCAGTTTGGAGCTCTGAATCAGCTACTTCAAATGGTAGGCTTAAACCCTATTCCGTGGCTCAGCAACCCTACTTGGGCTTTCGTGGCGGTAGTGCTCACCAACGTGTGGTTGGGTGTGCCCTTCATGATGCTTATTGCTTTAGGTGGTCTAAACTCCATCCCAGAAGAGATTCAAGAAGCGGCTTACGTTGATGGAGCGTCTCCTTGGCAGACCACACGCTATATAACTTTACCTTTGCTTCTTCGTACCATGGTGCCAGCTATTGTCCTAGGAATAATCTGGACTTTCAATAAGTTTGATGTGATTTACCTTATAACCCAGGGAGGTCCTCAAACTGTGGTCAACTTGGCTGGTCAGCAAAAGGTTATGGGAGCTACTGACCTGCTTATAACCAAGATTTACAAGACAGCGTTCCAGTATCCAAACTCCTGGGGTATGGCTGCCGCTATGGGTTATTTGGTCTTTTTGGTGCTCCTGCTATTGTCCTTGCTGAATCTGCAAATACAGAACCTGGTGAAGGAGTGA